A window from Montipora capricornis isolate CH-2021 chromosome 7, ASM3666992v2, whole genome shotgun sequence encodes these proteins:
- the LOC138057938 gene encoding SE-cephalotoxin-like → MREVVWLAGILWVSWFFCSVSSGLEPGEQAKVTTALETAQFVLNSINEDYTAQEKAIKELQKVSAQTKSAKLLERQTKLAKIGSKVGKALKAVQAASAIASFVFTFFMPSELDVITGLINKRFNEINNKLDRLDEKLDEIEKSIRVNTAFNTFLSAWIKWEYKSRNGAKKLAGIRKLMGTKIRRIDQVKLAEEYVKYYENNNLDGNLLNLYRMAALPNAITQRNIFDLFIAQFGCDITKLSELMILVKNIMTSAAQQKMTYYYFKGYQSRAKNSFKDIQSYFFRIRRAFDDRVWHCRRSSLNHAKTDAKKILKNMRGSAQESIVQAIFNELKVKYPWYTWAVAAVKNDRPRIRGLEFRGNTYFRLEDRSDPKKVKAYFVVHEDTKSSANCIDITQAKTLLVFKKCDGCNSDYIYAADNILSKKRCGSSTLERVANIKQQCSRCRHCTYCTKHVKTEVRSWAFIASAVNTINDICQSDSCSSHGQCRQIPFTKTHRCICETNYEGESCEKRLDFDETIETLIAELRKTFKVVNYVPTTVDVFFSIRSLSKKLNIVLQKIKASFAHTNNIIKHSQIIYNVEDIADLYAKLQKNEMTFDQFGRKIDNYLQTVSTYKLQNRLKKMILGQGTLDTPGNDVYNSYKREYLSHNGGGCSAKYNEDIKSFRNSLAYLDQALGEALLLHQKWLLETKGKTENLRKKYKKEAEYIHNIFKGRQQKYNQYWKRYSCGPVSVDGTSVSCKDELTFEGMTVTLRCDKQRRSTPSQITCKRIGNILKWDSQPKCKYRWGNFGAWGRCSKTCGGGVKLRYRRCLGTSNVNSCRRDQGGSNYQTAKCETQDCCSAQYGKFKCSNGRCIQKSLLCDGNNDCRNNDDESRSRCPNFIRSGDLIALRSKARRNQWLSCYCTVNCGVDRCKLRGCPGSQMTGSDWRSCSSETFNLYLTHYRPGEPVRYGDSIALYYGAGHWLSCWGSGGVCPTRSCPGYGRWDSRDTKYCRGERFWIYSPEREGRCSSDTRLGCRGKPIQKDDNVFIQYSIKRSRIGYWLSQDNKDIRTRTCPGIYITKYDRRCRSESWNIFAR, encoded by the coding sequence ATGAGGGAGGTAGTTTGGTTAGCAGGAATTCTGTGGGTTTCATGGTTTTTCTGTTCAGTAAGTTCCGGGTTGGAGCCTGGAGAGCAGGCCAAGGTAACTACGGCTCTCGAAACAGCTCAGTTTGTACTGAATTCAATTAACGAAGATTATACAGCTCAAGAAAAGGCCATCAAAGAGTTGCAGAAGGTTTCGGCTCAAACGAAAAGTGCTAAACTATTGGAGAGGCAGACGAAATTAGCCAAGATCGGTTCCAAAGTTGGCAAAGCTCTCAAAGCAGTGCAGGCTGCATCTGCTATTGCAAGTTTTGTCTTTACCTTCTTCATGCCAAGTGAGCTCGATGTTATCACAGGCTTGATAAACAAACGCTTCAACGAAATCAATAACAAGCTCGATCGTCTGGACGAGAAACTCGACGAGATAGAGAAATCTATCAGGGTGAATACTGCTTTCAACACTTTCTTGTCTGCCTGGATCAAATGGGAGTATAAATCGAGGAATGGAGCCAAGAAACTAGCCGGCATCCGCAAGCTAATGGGGACTAAAATACGAAGAATAGACCAAGTAAAGCTCGCCGAAGAATACGTTAAATACTACGAAAACAACAACTTGGATGGCAACCTTCTGAACCTCTACAGAATGGCAGCCCTCCCAAACGCTATTACCCAACGAAACATCTTCGACCTATTTATTGCTCAATTTGGCTGCGACATAACGAAGCTGTCAGAATTAATGATCCTCGTCAAAAACATAATGACCAGCGCTGCCCAGCAGAAAATGACCTACTATTATTTCAAGGGTTACCAAAGCAGAGCCAAGAACAGTTTCAAAGACATCCAAAGTTACTTTTTCAGAATTCGTCGAGCCTTTGACGATCGAGTCTGGCACTGCAGAAGAAGCTCTCTGAACCACGCTAAGACGGATGCCAAGAAGATTTTGAAGAATATGAGGGGATCTGCACAGGAGAGCATAGTTCAAGCCATCTTTAATGAACTTAAAGTGAAGTACCCTTGGTACACATGGGCTGTTGCAGCAGTCAAGAATGACCGTCCAAGGATTCGTGGTCTTGAGTTCAGAGGCAATACATACTTTCGCTTAGAAGACCGGTCGGATCCCAAGAAAGTTAAGGCGTATTTTGTGGTCCACGAGGACACAAAGTCGTCTGCAAACTGCATTGACATTACACAAGCCAAGACCTTACTGGTTTTCAAAAAATGCGACGGGTGCAATTCCGACTATATCTACGCTGCTGATAACATTCTGTCCAAGAAGAGATGCGGAAGCTCGACGCTCGAACGGGTTGCCAATATTAAACAACAGTGCTCCAGATGCCGCCACTGTACCTACTGTACCAAGCATGTGAAAACGGAAGTCCGAAGTTGGGCGTTTATTGCATCAGCAGTCAACACTATCAACGACATATGTCAGTCAGACAGCTGCAGTAGTCACGGTCAGTGTAGGCAAATACCATTTACGAAAACTCACCGATGTATCTGTGAGACGAACTACGAAGGAGAATCGTGTGAAAAACGCTTAGACTTTGACGAAACCATCGAAACGCTGATCGCGGAATTAAGAAAGACTTTCAAAGTTGTAAATTACGTTCCTACCACTGTCGACGTGTTCTTCTCCATAAGGTCACTGTCCAAGAAGTTAAACATAGTTTTGCAGAAGATCAAGGCCTCCTTTGCTCATACGAATAACATCATCAAGCATTCTCAAATCATTTACAACGTCGAAGATATAGCCGATCTCTATGCAAAGCTGCAGAAGAACGAGATGACTTTTGATCAGTTTGGCCGAAAAATCGATAACTATTTGCAGACAGTCTCAACCTATAAGCTACAGAACAGATTGAAAAAGATGATTCTTGGTCAAGGCACTTTAGACACCCCTGGAAATGACGTCTATAATTCGTACAAGCGAGAATACCTAAGTCACAATGGAGGTGGTTGCTCGGCAAAGTACAATGAAGATATCAAGAGTTTCAGGAACAGCTTAGCCTACTTGGACCAGGCACTTGGAGAGGCGCTGTTACTACATCAAAAGTGGTTGCTTGAAACgaaaggaaaaacagaaaacCTCCGCAAAAAGTACAAGAAAGAAGCAGAGTACATTCACAACATCTTCAAAGGTCGACAGCAGAAATACAACCAATACTGGAAGAGATACAGCTGTGGTCCTGTTAGTGTTGATGGTACGAGTGTTTCCTGCAAGGACGAGTTGACCTTCGAAGGCATGACTGTAACTTTAAGGTGCGACAAGCAGAGGCGCTCGACTCCGAGCCAAATTACTTGCAAGAGGATTGGCAATATCTTGAAATGGGACTCTCAACCAAAATGTAAATACCGTTGGGGAAATTTTGGTGCCTGGGGTCGTTGTTCCAAGACCTGCGGTGGAGGAGTTAAGCTCCGTTACAGACGTTGCTTAGGAACAAGCAATGTCAATAGCTGCAGAAGAGACCAGGGTGGATCAAATTACCAAACTGCAAAATGCGAGACCCAAGACTGCTGCTCTGCTCAGTACGGGAAGTTCAAATGTTCCAATGGAAGATGCATACAGAAAAGTTTGCTCTGTGATGGAAATAATGATTGCCGGAACAACGATGACGAAAGCAGGTCTCGATGTCCAAACTTCATTCGCTCGGGTGACCTGATAGCATTAAGAAGCAAGGCCAGAAGAAATCAATGGTTGAGCTGTTATTGCACTGTAAACTGTGGTGTTGATCGTTGCAAACTTCGAGGCTGTCCTGGTAGTCAAATGACGGGCAGCGATTGGAGATCGTGCAGCAGTGAAACATTCAATCTGTACTTGACACATTACCGTCCTGGGGAACCTGTCAGATACGGTGACTCAATCGCACTTTATTACGGTGCGGGCCACTGGCTGAGTTGCTGGGGCAGTGGGGGTGTTTGTCCGACAAGGAGCTGTCCCGGTTACGGAAGGTGGGATTCCAGAGATACAAAGTACTGTCGCGGAGAAAGATTTTGGATTTATTCACCCGAACGTGAGGGCAGGTGTTCTAGCGATACAAGATTGGGTTGTCGAGGAAAGCCAATACAGAAGGATGACAACGTCTTCATACAATACTCCATAAAGCGAAGCCGGATAGGGTATTGGCTGAGCCAAGACAACAAGGACATCAGAACCCGAACCTGTCCTGGCATTTACATCACCAAATATGACAGAAGATGCAGAAGTGAAAGCTGGAACATTTTTGCCCGTTAG
- the LOC138057164 gene encoding E3 ubiquitin-protein ligase TRIM71-like gives MDIPKMLFNLREEASCPVCQEILRDPRYLPCLHSFCLHCLIDWHRASGGEVDFRCPKCKGRSRVPTSGDLKDLPTSFFLSGFIDALAIKESNKTQVTCGNCDKKNSETSYCFECCKFYCDECLIGHNIWRGYKDHRVLAVKEFQEKDYEVVVKRPVFCSRKGHEKEELKFFCKICPENSVCQTCVTLNHAGHKVTLIHEEAEAQKIEIAGQIQTPRDNLYAKVKMVTQIDEEYAQLVQRSEDILRDVDVFVDNLMRRLQEERQNIKSAVETETKKSLESLTTKKTVIQEEIKKIELALAKAEKLLTQSTDAEVVQLKKPLQTILERVGQVKPVEHDPESLFELVFVENNKILETINSEGIGLLKFPTDAKESVAEGKGLCEGTVGREAQFNLTTGNAAGEQCYNKNDNVTVDLRDERGQECMTTFLGHFNDRKDGTYKISYFPSFEGKCNLSVKVNGQHIRGSHFCVVIKYFNVKPVLSFGKQGRNDGMFSYPWGVAVNSRDEIAVTSQHKVQLFDCKGNFLRSLGRQGSEKGQFQYPKGIAFGKDRKIYVGDHGNHRIQVFKEEGRYLSMFGGKGFLDNQLLYPDGLSLDCNGNIIVVDNGNKFIKIFSPDGMFLTKIGGPSSLSSPVHCVQSGDYLIVSDCGDHSVKVFTREGYYKYQIGTRGIGNEEFNNPYCLSVTKSGHLLVCDLNNHRVQVFELNGKFVGQFGKYGSNLGDFRHPSSVALLSNGQIVVSNYGNHCIQIFDER, from the exons ATGGATATCCCAAAGATGCTTTTCAATCTTCGCGAAGAAGCCTCGTGTCCGGTGTGTCAAGAAATCCTTAGAGACCCAAGATACCTCCCTTGTTTGCACAGTTTCTGTCTGCACTGTTTAATCGACTGGCATCGAGCGAGCGGCGGTGAAGTTGATTTCAGGTGTCCGAAATGCAAAGGTCGTAGTAGAGTTCCTACAAGCGGTGATTTGAAAGATCTTCCCACAAGCTTTTTTCTCAGCGGCTTTATCGATGCCCTAGCTATTAAAGAATCTAACAAGACGCAAGTAACATGCGGAAACTGCGACAAGAAAAACTCTGAAACCTCGTACTGCTTCGAGTGTTGCAAGTTTTATTGTGATGAGTGTTTGATTGGGCACAACATCTGGAGAGGCTACAAAGATCACCGCGTTCTGGCCGTGAAAGAATTTCAAGAAAAAGACTATGAGGTAGTAGTGAAACGACCCGTGTTTTGCTCAAGGAAGGGACATGAGAAAGAAGAGCTAAAGttcttttgcaaaatttgtcCCGAAAACTCAGTTTGTCAAACTTGTGTCACCTTGAATCACGCAGGACATAAGGTGACATTAATCCACGAGGAAGCCGAAGCTCAAAAGATCGAGATAGCAGGTCAAATTCAAACGCCAAGAGACAACTTGTACGCAAAGGTGAAGATGGTCACTCAAATTGACGAGGAGTACGCTCAGCTTGTTCAACGAAGCGAAGACATCCTAAGAGACGTCGATGTTTTTGTTGATAATTTAATGAGGAGACTTCAAGAGGAAAGGCAAAATATCAAATCGGCAGTGGAAACCGAAACCAAGAAATCGCTGGAGAGTCtaacgaccaaaaaaacagtGATTCAGGAGGAAATAAAGAAGATCGAATTAGCGCTGGCAAAAGCTGAGAAACTTCTTACACAAAGCACAGACGCCGAGGTGGTTCAGCTAAAGAAACCATTGCAAACCATCCTAGAACGGGTAGGACAAGTGAAACCAGTTGAGCACGACCCTGAAAGCCTTTTTGAATTAGTTTTCGTGGAAAATAACAAGATCCTGGAGACAATCAACAGCGAAGGCATTGGTCTTTTGAAATTTCCAACTGATGCAAAGGAATCTGTTGCCGAAGGCAAAGGACTTTGTGAAGGAACTGTTGGGCGTGAAGCTCAATTCAATTTAACGACAGGAAACGCGGCTGGCGAACAATGTTATAATAAGAATGACAATGTAACGGTAGACTTGCGAGACGAGCGAGGGCAGGAATGCATGACCACATTtctt gggcactttaatgacAGGAAAGACGGGACCTACAAAATCAgctattttccttcatttgaagGGAAATGCAATTTGTCAGTTAAGGTAAACGGGCAACATATCCGCGGTAGCCATTTCTGTGTTGTAATTAAATATTTCAATGTCAAACCGGTTTTATCTTTTGGAAAACAAGGCCGGAATGATGGAATGTTTAGTTATCCTTGGGGGGTAGCAGTAAATTCCAGGGATGAAATCGCAGTCACTTCCCAGCACAAGGTGCAGCTATTTGACTGTAAGGGCAATTTTCTGAGATCCCTTGGTCGTCAGGGTAGCGAGAAGGGACAGTTTCAATACCCTAAAGGAATAGCTTTTGGTAAAGATAGAAAGATTTATGTCGGAGACCACGGGAACCATCGAATTCAAGTTTTTAAGGAGGAGGGGAGGTACTTGAGTATGTTTGGTGGGAAAGGATTCCTTGATAACCAGCTCCTTTACCCTGATGGTTTATCATTGGATTGCAATGGCAATATTATTGTGGTTGATAACGGGAACAAATTCATTAAGATATTTTCCCCTGATGGAATGTTTCTAACAAAGATAGGTGGACCCAGTTCTCTTAGTTCTCCTGTTCATTGTGTTCAGTCTGGTGATTATCTCATTGTGTCAGACTGTGGTGATCACAGTGTGAAAGTATTCACCCGGGAGGGGTACTATAAGTATCAGATTGGCACAAGAGGGATTGGGAATGAAGAGTTCAATAATCCCTATTGTTTGTCAGTGACTAAATCAGGACATTTACTTGTCTGTGATCTAAATAATCACAGAGTGCAAGTCTTTGAACTGAATGGTAAGTTTGTTGGTCAGTTTGGAAAATACGGCAGCAACTTAGGAGACTTTAGGCATCCATCATCAGTAGCGCTCCTCAGTAATGGCCAAATTGTTGTGTCTAACTATGGGAATCATTGCATTCAAATATTTGATGAACGTTGA